The Paraclostridium bifermentans genome window below encodes:
- a CDS encoding leucine-rich repeat domain-containing protein — translation MEQAIVKLTTDFKKKENTLMNRHEVINIPDFNLKKALNTKFNSPDDAPITRVQLESLLALNLTGVGINNLEGIQYCKNLSYLGLSKNEISDLSPICNLKELVTLNIDENKINNITYLQNLTNLTYLTLSENYITNLEPLKNLTNLNYLDLSSNQIENLSPLSKLTNLVCLSLNNNRIRNLNTLNGLNNIGLLDLQNQEVVLNNYEFNLDSSPIEINNVIRNIDGSFIHILDKAISSNGIYNIDSNTILWNDIYENLEYHFSIKKIMNSEKSEFSGKVVLPYKYISTPIDKIHDKCKDNNSVTKRDSFKKDFSLIKIFKKIFTFTGVAIND, via the coding sequence ATGGAACAAGCAATTGTAAAGTTAACTACTGATTTTAAGAAAAAAGAAAATACACTAATGAATAGACATGAAGTTATTAATATACCTGATTTTAACTTAAAGAAAGCTCTTAACACAAAATTTAACTCACCCGATGATGCCCCTATAACTAGAGTTCAATTAGAGAGTCTTCTAGCATTGAATTTAACTGGAGTGGGAATAAACAATCTTGAGGGCATTCAGTATTGCAAAAACTTGAGTTATCTGGGGTTATCAAAAAATGAGATTAGTGATTTAAGCCCTATATGCAACCTAAAAGAGCTCGTTACTCTAAATATAGATGAAAATAAAATCAATAACATAACTTATTTACAAAATTTAACTAACTTAACTTATTTGACTTTAAGTGAAAATTATATAACCAACTTAGAACCTTTAAAGAACTTAACTAACTTAAACTACTTAGATTTGAGTTCAAACCAAATAGAAAATTTAAGCCCTCTATCAAAATTGACCAATTTAGTTTGTCTTAGTTTAAATAATAATAGAATAAGAAACTTAAATACTTTAAATGGTCTAAATAACATTGGTCTTTTAGACCTACAAAACCAAGAAGTTGTTTTAAATAATTATGAATTTAATTTAGATTCATCACCTATTGAAATTAACAATGTTATAAGAAACATAGATGGATCATTTATACATATACTGGATAAGGCTATTTCTAGTAATGGAATATATAATATCGATTCAAATACGATTCTATGGAATGATATATATGAAAATTTAGAATATCACTTTTCTATAAAAAAAATCATGAATTCTGAAAAAAGTGAGTTTAGTGGTAAAGTGGTTCTTCCGTATAAATATATATCTACACCAATAGATAAAATACATGATAAATGTAAAGACAACAACTCTGTAACTAAGAGAGATTCCTTCAAAAAAGATTTCTCTTTAATCAAGATATTTAAAAAAATCTTTACTTTTACAGGTGTAGCTATAAACGATTAA